The sequence ATAAAGACAAAGGGCCGCGATTCTGGCGAAAAGGTAGTGGTCACGAAAATCATAAATGAAAATTTCGTCATGATCCGCTCTCCTGCAAGGAAGAAGACGCCTGAGAGAAAATGCAGCGTCCTGCATCTCGAGCCGACAGACACAAGCGTGAGTGGATAACGCCAATCAGTCCTCCACAGTCTTCCTTTTCAAGCAAACATACTTTTGGTAGTGCGCTCAACTTCTGTAGGTAAAAACTTTTCCTCGTAAATCTATCTGCTCTGCGCCCGTTCTCTTTTCTCTTTCGTCGTAAAAAATCATCAACATAGGGACAGGGCAGGCGACCAATATGAAATTGAAGAGAACATATCAGTCCTTTCCCTGTCCCTATGAGGACTGCGGAGCGGACAAAAATAAAGTAATCTGGTGGAGCTGGCCGCAAGGTCGGCTCATGTGCAAAGAATGCGGCAGGACGTTCAACCTGAAGA comes from Candidatus Parvarchaeota archaeon and encodes:
- a CDS encoding 50S ribosomal protein L14e, with translation MAAIQVGRVCIKTKGRDSGEKVVVTKIINENFVMIRSPARKKTPERKCSVLHLEPTDTSVSG